The Duganella sp. BuS-21 sequence AGCAAATTTGCCGGCGGCGTGGAAAACCAGCCGGTCGACGTGATCGTTATTGCAAGATTGGACGGATTCTTCCCCGAAACCGACACATCATTACTGATCCGTAATACGTTAAAACGCGGTCTGTTTCGGCCGTATTACAACGGCGTATTCCATCCCGGCGGCATCGACATCAACCGCGATGGCCAGCCGCTCGACCGCCAGGGGGAGGCGCTATCGAATCTGTGGGCGCTGGGCTACCCGGTCGAGGGCGCGCATTACTACACCTACGCGCTGCCCAGGCCGCTGATGCGGTCGCGGCAGGTGCTTGATGCGGACCGTTGCGTGGCCATGATGGTGGCCCAGATGGCGCATCATCCGCGTCGCGCCGGGCGCCGCCGCAAGGGGGCGGATACATACGGTAACACCCATCAAGACGGGGAACTTGTAAAGTGAATACCCTGGTGCTGGTATCATGCGGTGGCATCGGTTCCCAAAATAGCGGGACTCTGGCACTATTGCCCCATTTTGACGAATTCAGCGCTTCCCAAGGTCTGCATCTTGCATCACGACTCCCACATTCTTACAGCAAATTCCGCATACTGCGAAACCTGCGGCCAGCGCCTGCCGTCGGCGCAGGATGGCTACGCCGTTTGGGAACGCAAGTCGAAAAACAAGCACATCGGTATCGGCATCTCGATCGGCCTGCACTTGCTGGGCGTGCTGTACTACCTGCTGGTGCCGTCGCCGGCGCCGACCAAGTCGGCGCCGCCCAAGGGCGGCCAGATGGTCTACATCGCGCCTTTGCCTGAGAAGAAAGTCCCCAACAAGCCGGTCACCAAGCCTCAACCGGCCTCGGCCGCCAAACCGCCGCCGCGCAAGCAGGTGGTGTCGAAGGACACGCCGCAGGCCGTGCGGCCCAAGCTGGAAACCTATGTGCCGCCGGTGCAGGCCACGATGACGCCGCCGCCCGAGCAGGATATGTCGGAAATGATTGCCAAGCGCCGCGCCGCGCGCGAATCGCAGAACCCGCAACCGGCGCCGCCGGCCCCGGTGGAGAGCGACGCCGAGCGCGCCAACCGCATCGCCAAGGCCAACATCGCGCGCTCCAACGGCGCCGGCCAGAGCAGCGGCGCCGACAAGGACGATACCGGCGGGGTATTCCAGGTCAACAAGAGCTTCCGTAGCGCCGAGGTGAAATTCCGTGGCTGGAACACCAACTTCAAGCGCAACTGGCTGCAGCAGATACATGTGGAGCAGGGCGCCGAGCAGGACATCGAAACGGCGGTGGCCAAGGAAATGATCAAGATCATCCGCAAGGAAAAGCAGGGCGATTTCCAATGGGAATCGCGCCGCCTGGGCCGGGTCGTGACGCTGAGCGCGCGTCCGGAAGACGAAAAAGAATTGATGGCCTTCCTGCTCAAGGAAATGTTCCCCGAATACACCCGGGGCGGGTCGCGCTAAACCTGGTCGTCGCTCCGGCGCAAGCGGGAGCCCATACTCAGCATGGATTCCCACTTGCGCGGGAATGACGTTCAGGTCTTCGCTTTGAGCCAGCGCGCCGCGTCGAGCGCGAAGTAGGTCAGCACGCCGTCGGCGCCGGCGCGCTTGAAGGCCAGCAGCGATTCCATCATCACCTTGTCATGGTCGAGCCAGCCGTTTTGCGCGGCCGCCTTGATCATCGCGTATTCACCGCTGACCTGGTAGGCGAAGGTCGGCACCTTGAACTCATCCTTCACGCGGCGCACGATGTCGAGGTAGGGCATGCCCGGCTTGACCATCACCATGTCCGCGCCTTCGGCCAGGTCCAGGCCGACTTCACGCAGGGCTTCGTCGCCGTTGGCCGGGTCCATCTGGTACTGGTTCTTGTCGCCCTTGCCCAGGTTGGCGGCCGAGCCGACCGCGTCGCGGAACGGCCCGTAGAACGCCGACGCGTATTTGGCCGAGTAGGCCATGATGCGCGTATGGATGTGGCCGGCCGCTTCCAGCGCCGCGCGGATCGCACCGATACGGCCGTCCATCATGTCCGACGGCGCCACCACGTCCACGCCCGCTTGCGCATGGCACAGGGCCTGGCGGATCAGCATGTCGGTGGTGATGTCGTTGATGACGTAGCCATGGTCGTCGATCAGGCCGTCCTGGCCGTGGCTGGTGTACGGATCGAGCGCGATGTCGGTCAGCACGCCCAGCTCGGGGAAGGCTTGTTTCAAGGTGCGCACCGCGCGCGGCACCAGGCCTTCCGGATTGGTCGCCTCGATGCCGTCCGGGGTTTTCTTCGCCACATCGATCACCGGGAACAGCGCCAGCACCGGGATGCCCAGCGCCACGCATTCTTCCGCCACCTTCAGCAGCAGATCCACCGAGACCCGCTCCACGCCCGGCATCGACGCCACCGCTTCACGCTGGTGCGTGCCCTCCAGGATGAAGACCGGGTAGATCAGGTCGGCCGGGGTGACGATGTTTTCGCGCATCAGCGCGCGCGAAAACGGATCGCGGCGCATGCGGCGCATGCGGATCGCCGGGAATTGCGCGGCGTGCGTGGCGTGCTTACTCATTCGTTTCACTTCCTACGTCGGCGGCCGGAGTGTTGTCAGCCTCGTCAGCCTCGTCTTCGATCAGGCCGGCCAGTTCCAGGATTTTGTCGTTGGCTTCATCGATGCCCACGCGCTTCATGGCGGAGAACAATTGCACCGTGAACGGGAAGCCTACACCGTCTTCATCGACGTAGCTTTCCAGCTTGGCTTTCGCCTGGCGCAGCACGTTGATCGATTCGTTGCGGTTCAGCTTGTCGGTTTTGGTCAGGATGCAATGGATCGGCTTGCCGGTCGGGGCGAACCATTCCAGCATCTGCACGTCGAGGTCGGTGAACGGGCGGCGCGAGTCCATGATCAGGATCAGCGCGGCCAGCTGGTCGCGGCGCTGGACATAGTCGCCCAGCAGGCGCTGCCAGTGCAGCTTGGCCGAGCCCGACACTTCGGCATAGCCGTAGCCGGGCAAGTCCACCAGCATGCACTGGATTTCGTCGACGATGGTCGGGTCCTTGCGGTGCTGCGCCACGTGCGCGCCACCGATGGAGAAGAAGTTGATGTGCTGGGTACGGCCAGGTGTCTTGGAGGCGAACGCCAAGCCTTTCTGATTACATAAAATATTGATGGCGGTCGATTTACCGGCATTGGAGCGACCTGCAAACGCGATCTCCGGCACCTGGGTGTCGGGGAGTTCGCGTAATTGGTTTACGGTCGTGAAAAAACGGGCTTGCCAGAGTTTGGACATGGAGATTGGGGAAAAAGCAACAGTTTAAAGCGGGAATTTTTTTAAGCTATTGTACAATGAGTGGTTACCGAGTGCTTCTATGCACGGTTTGGTGCTTGCCGCGGGACACTTTGGTGCATAACTTTTTAGACTCCTTCTAGGGTGCTTTAATGAATAGTGTGTTTTCACCGTTAGTAAAATCCCTGTTTGTCGCATTGTTGGCCGTGTCGGCCACCGCTTCCGCTGAAGACAAGAAGCCGGCCCAGCCAGCCGCTGCGAAGATCGATCCCGCCAAAGGCGCCTCGCTGTACACCGATGGCGACAACGCCCGCGGTCTGCCGGCCTGCGTGTCCTGTCACGGTGCCGGTGGCAACTCCACCATCGCCGTCAATCCAAGGCTGGCGGGCCAGCACGAAGGCTATCTGTACAAGCAACTGGTGAACTTCACCACCGCCGACCGCCAGCAGCCGGTAATGACCACCTACGCCAAGATGCTGACCGACGAGGAAAAGCACAATGTGGCGGCCTGGCTGGTGACGCAGGCGCCCAAGCCGGGCGCAGCCAAGAACAAGGAGTCGATCGAACTGGGCAAGAAGATCTATCGCGGCGGCATCGCTGAAAAGAACGTACCGGCCTGCGCCAGCTGTCACGGCGCCACCGGCGGCGGCATGCCGGTGCAATATCCACGTCTGTCGGGCCAGCACCAGGACTACACGGTCGCCCAGCTCGGCCTGTTCAAGGGCGGCACCCGCAAGAGCGCGGAGATGGCCACCATCGCCAAGCGCATGTCCGACGAGGAAATGAAGGCCGTTGCCGATTACGTGGCGGGCCTGAAATAAATTCAGTGCCAGTGAGCGATTGAAAGAAGAGGGCGGCTGCAGGTGCGGGCTGCCCTTTTTGTTGGTATGCTGCCGCTGCCACTATATTTTTGAGAATCCGAGTCCGCATGAGTAGCCCCAGCACCACCGGCATCCAGCTGAACACGCGTCGTCCCCTCGTCGGTGAAGTCGTTGAACTGATTTCCTCCATGCGCTTTGCCATCGCCCTGCTGGCGATGATCGCCATCGCCGCCGTGATCGGCACCGTGATGAAGCAGGGCGAGGCCAGCACCAACTACATCAACCAGTTCGGCCCGTTCTGGTACGAGGTGTTCCGCAAGATCGGTCTGTACGGCGTCTACTCGGCCTGGTGGTTCCTGCTGCTGATGGGCGCGCTGGTGACCTCGACCACGCTGTGCATCGTGCGCAACGCGCCCAAGATGATGAAGGACATGCGCAGCTGGCGCGAGAACGTGCGCGAGCAGTCGCTGCTGAACTTCCACCACAAGATGCAATGGCGTTCGCCGCTGGCGCGCGCCGCGCTGGCGCAGCAGAGTGCGGCGCGCCTGAAGGACGCCGGCTACCAGGTCAAGCTGGTGGAGAAGGAGCACGGCACGCTGGTGGCCGCCAAGCAGGGCGCGGCCAACAAGTTCGGCTACATCTTCGCCCACTCGGCGATTGTCATCATCTGCCTGGGCGGCCTGCTTGATTCGGATATCCCGATCCGTCTGCAGGAATGGTTTCTGGGCAAGACGCCGTTCAGCGGCAGCGGCCTGATCGCGCAGATCCCGGCGCAGCATCGCCTCAGCACCAGCAATCCCACCTTCCGTGGGAATACCATGATTCCTGAAGGGCAGAACAGCAACACCGCCATCCTGAGCCGTCCCGACGGCGTGTTGATCCAGGAACTGCCGTTCACCATCCACCTGAAAAAATTCACCATCGACTTCTACAGCACCGGCATGCCCAAGCTGTTCGCCAGCGATGTCGAGGTGCGCGACAGCCAGACCGGCGCAACGGTCAAGGCCACCATCGAGGTCAACAAGCCGCTGATCTTCAAGGGCGTGGCGATCTACCAGTCCAGCTTTGAAGACGGCGGCAGCAAGCTCAGGATGACCGGCTTCCCGATGGCCGGCAGCGACAGCCAGCGCTTCGAGCTGGCCGGCGAAGTCGGCGCCACCACGCCGCTGAATGAGGCCTACACCGTCGAGTGGTCGGGCTTCCGCCCCTTCAACGTGGAAAACGTCGGCCCCACCGACGATCCGCGCGCGGTCAAGAAGGGCAAGAGCCTGCAGGAAGAACTGGGCCAGCACATGGGCTCGGCCGGCAAGAACGCCAACAACAAAGACCTGAAGAACGTCGGCCCGAGCGTCAGCTACAAGTTGCGCGACAAGACCGGCCAGGCGCGCGAATACCAGAACTACATGCAGCCGGTGACGGTGGACGGCGCCACCGTGTTCCTGGCCGGCATGCGCGCCAACCCGTCGGACAATTTCAGCTACCTGCGCATTCCGGCCGACGACGCCCACGGCGTGACCGAATGGATGCGCCTGCGCGCCGCGCTGCAAGACCCGGCCCTGCGCACGGCCGCCGCCCAGCGCTACGCCGAGCGCGCCACGCCGCAATCGGCCAAGGGCGACGCCTTGCGCACCCAGTTGCAGGCCTCGGCCGAGAAGAGCTTGTCGATCTTCGCCGGCAGCGAGAAATCGGCCGGCTTCGTGGCCATTTCGCAATTTCTGGAGAAGATCCCGGCGGCCGAGCAGGAAAAGGCCGCCGACGTGGTCATGAAGATCCTCAACGGCAGCCTGTGGGACCTGTGGCAGGCGGCCCGCGCCAAGGATGGCCTGGCCCCGGTGAGCGAGGA is a genomic window containing:
- the hemB gene encoding porphobilinogen synthase, whose product is MSKHATHAAQFPAIRMRRMRRDPFSRALMRENIVTPADLIYPVFILEGTHQREAVASMPGVERVSVDLLLKVAEECVALGIPVLALFPVIDVAKKTPDGIEATNPEGLVPRAVRTLKQAFPELGVLTDIALDPYTSHGQDGLIDDHGYVINDITTDMLIRQALCHAQAGVDVVAPSDMMDGRIGAIRAALEAAGHIHTRIMAYSAKYASAFYGPFRDAVGSAANLGKGDKNQYQMDPANGDEALREVGLDLAEGADMVMVKPGMPYLDIVRRVKDEFKVPTFAYQVSGEYAMIKAAAQNGWLDHDKVMMESLLAFKRAGADGVLTYFALDAARWLKAKT
- the yihA gene encoding ribosome biogenesis GTP-binding protein YihA/YsxC — protein: MSKLWQARFFTTVNQLRELPDTQVPEIAFAGRSNAGKSTAINILCNQKGLAFASKTPGRTQHINFFSIGGAHVAQHRKDPTIVDEIQCMLVDLPGYGYAEVSGSAKLHWQRLLGDYVQRRDQLAALILIMDSRRPFTDLDVQMLEWFAPTGKPIHCILTKTDKLNRNESINVLRQAKAKLESYVDEDGVGFPFTVQLFSAMKRVGIDEANDKILELAGLIEDEADEADNTPAADVGSETNE
- a CDS encoding cytochrome c4, producing MNSVFSPLVKSLFVALLAVSATASAEDKKPAQPAAAKIDPAKGASLYTDGDNARGLPACVSCHGAGGNSTIAVNPRLAGQHEGYLYKQLVNFTTADRQQPVMTTYAKMLTDEEKHNVAAWLVTQAPKPGAAKNKESIELGKKIYRGGIAEKNVPACASCHGATGGGMPVQYPRLSGQHQDYTVAQLGLFKGGTRKSAEMATIAKRMSDEEMKAVADYVAGLK
- a CDS encoding cytochrome c biogenesis protein ResB; this encodes MSSPSTTGIQLNTRRPLVGEVVELISSMRFAIALLAMIAIAAVIGTVMKQGEASTNYINQFGPFWYEVFRKIGLYGVYSAWWFLLLMGALVTSTTLCIVRNAPKMMKDMRSWRENVREQSLLNFHHKMQWRSPLARAALAQQSAARLKDAGYQVKLVEKEHGTLVAAKQGAANKFGYIFAHSAIVIICLGGLLDSDIPIRLQEWFLGKTPFSGSGLIAQIPAQHRLSTSNPTFRGNTMIPEGQNSNTAILSRPDGVLIQELPFTIHLKKFTIDFYSTGMPKLFASDVEVRDSQTGATVKATIEVNKPLIFKGVAIYQSSFEDGGSKLRMTGFPMAGSDSQRFELAGEVGATTPLNEAYTVEWSGFRPFNVENVGPTDDPRAVKKGKSLQEELGQHMGSAGKNANNKDLKNVGPSVSYKLRDKTGQAREYQNYMQPVTVDGATVFLAGMRANPSDNFSYLRIPADDAHGVTEWMRLRAALQDPALRTAAAQRYAERATPQSAKGDALRTQLQASAEKSLSIFAGSEKSAGFVAISQFLEKIPAAEQEKAADVVMKILNGSLWDLWQAARAKDGLAPVSEDESHARFLQLATNALSDAFFYGAPVYLQLEDYTHVQASVFQVTRSPGKNVVYLGCLFLVLGVFAMFYIRERRLWIWIKDEAEAGGASAALMAMSTQRKTLDFEREFATLKEKLPQSA